In Pseudomonas glycinae, the DNA window ATGAACGAGATGTACTGCTTGGACTGCTTGTTGTTCTGCCACTCGGAAACGTTGATCCGCGCTGCCAGGTGCAGTTGACCGAGGTCGAGGTGGCGCGACGGGGTCACGTCCAGTTGATCGGTCACTGCCACGCCTTCGCTGTGGTGCAGCAGGGCGATGGCCAGGTAATCGGTCATGCCTTGTTGATAGTGGGCAAACAGCACGTGGCCGCCGACCGACAGGTTCGATTCTTCCATCAGCTTTTGCAGGTGCTCGACCGCGACCTTGCTGAACGCAGTGAAGTCCTTGCCGCCTTCCATGTATTCCTTCAGCCAGCCGCTGAACGGGAATGCACCGGACTCCGGATGGAACAACCCCCAGGCTTTGCCCTGTTTGGCGTTATAGCTCTCGTTGAGATCGGCGAGCATGTTCTCGATGGCTGCGGACTCAGCCAGTTCGGAGTCACGGGCGTGCAGAACTGCGGGTGTGCCGTCGGGTTTTTTGTCGATCAAATGGACGATGCAATGACGGATCGGCATAGGCTTCTCGGCTGGTGGAAGGGAGGAGGGCGGGCTCCCCCGAAAAAGCGCCCAGTGTACCGCAACCACTGGATTTGGCGCGGGGTGAAGGGCAAATCCGGGTCAGCCGACCGCCCTTATGCATTTATTTACCGATTTAGCGCAATAAACCTGACCATTTGGCTAGCTAGAGGCGGATATTTCCTTGTCTCTGTGCTAGTTTTGCCCGGTCTTGTGCGAAGTCACCGCGACAAGCATGCATTCAGCTTTTGTCAGGTCGAACCAAACCTTGATTTCGGCATCTATAACCCCGACTCGTCGTGGTTATCGCCGAGGGTGCCAGATCCAGAAGATCGGGCTCGATGGCTGACACTGCACTCTGCAATCCATATGAATTTGATAGGGAAGGAACACTACATGGCTCTTACTAAAGACCAACTGATCGCCGACATCGCTGAAGCTATCGACGCGCCGAAAACCACCGCGCGTGCCGCTCTGGACCAACTGGGTCAAATCGTTGCCGATCAGCTGGAAAATGGTGCCGAAATCACTTTGCCAGGTATCGGCAAGCTGAAAGTGACCGAGCGTCCTGCCCGCACTGGCCGTAACCCGTCGACTGGCGCTGCCATCGAAATCCCTGCCAAGAAAGTGATCAAGCTGGTTGTGGCCAAAAGCCTGACCGACGCTGTGAACAAGTAAGACGCAGCGATACAAAAAACCGTGCACCGGAGCGATCCGGACACGGTTTTTTTATGTCTGCTGTTTGTGTTTCAGCAGTAGCGGCGGCTTTGCGATCAAGCCCCGCCCCGATTGAAGCGAATTACTTGCGAACCCAGCGTTCGCGCCGCCAGATCTGCTGCTCGGACTTGGTCTGGAAGGTCCATGCCACGAAGCGGCTCTGCTTCTGCCCCTGGGACATTTCCACTACCTGGCTTTCCAGCGCACCGGCCTTCTTCAGCGCAGTTTCGATGGCAGG includes these proteins:
- a CDS encoding HU family DNA-binding protein, whose protein sequence is MALTKDQLIADIAEAIDAPKTTARAALDQLGQIVADQLENGAEITLPGIGKLKVTERPARTGRNPSTGAAIEIPAKKVIKLVVAKSLTDAVNK
- the yejK gene encoding nucleoid-associated protein YejK, with amino-acid sequence MPIRHCIVHLIDKKPDGTPAVLHARDSELAESAAIENMLADLNESYNAKQGKAWGLFHPESGAFPFSGWLKEYMEGGKDFTAFSKVAVEHLQKLMEESNLSVGGHVLFAHYQQGMTDYLAIALLHHSEGVAVTDQLDVTPSRHLDLGQLHLAARINVSEWQNNKQSKQYISFIKGKNGKKVSEYFRDFIGCQEGVDGPGETRTLLKAFSDFVESEDLPEDSAREKTKTLVDYASSQAKLGEPMGLEELSELIDEERPKAFYDHIRNKDYGLSPEIPADKRTLNQFRRFTGRAEGLSISFEAHLLGSKIEYDEEAGTLVIKGLPTSLTDQLKRRN